Proteins from a genomic interval of Clostridium scatologenes:
- the rplE gene encoding 50S ribosomal protein L5, with protein sequence MITRLQERYQKEVIPALMDKFGYKNVMEIPKLEKIVINMGVGEAKDNPKVLEAAVSDLTIITGQKPILTRAKKSIANFKIREDMAIGCKVTLRKDKMYEFADKLMNVALPRVRDFSGVSDKAFDGRGNYSLGVKEQLMFPEIEYDKIDKVRGMDIIFVTTANTDEEARELLRFLGMPFTQK encoded by the coding sequence ATGATCACAAGATTACAAGAAAGATACCAGAAGGAAGTAATTCCGGCTTTAATGGATAAATTTGGATATAAAAATGTAATGGAAATACCAAAACTAGAGAAAATAGTTATCAATATGGGTGTTGGTGAAGCAAAGGATAACCCAAAGGTTTTAGAAGCAGCAGTAAGTGATTTAACAATTATTACAGGCCAAAAACCAATCTTAACAAGAGCAAAAAAATCTATTGCTAACTTTAAAATAAGAGAAGATATGGCAATAGGATGCAAAGTTACATTAAGAAAAGACAAAATGTATGAATTTGCAGATAAATTAATGAATGTTGCTTTACCAAGGGTTAGAGACTTTTCAGGAGTTTCAGATAAAGCTTTTGATGGAAGAGGAAATTATTCATTAGGAGTTAAAGAGCAGTTAATGTTCCCAGAAATAGAATATGATAAAATAGACAAAGTAAGAGGTATGGATATAATCTTCGTTACAACTGCAAACACTGACGAAGAAGCAAGAGAATTGTTAAGATTCCTTGGAATGCCATTCACTCAGAAATAA
- the rpmC gene encoding 50S ribosomal protein L29 has protein sequence MKAKELQELRQSNPLDLQGKLGDLKAELFNLRFQLATGQLENPMRIKEVKKSIAQIKTILREEELRA, from the coding sequence ATGAAGGCTAAAGAATTGCAAGAATTAAGACAAAGCAACCCCCTAGACTTGCAAGGTAAACTAGGAGATCTTAAGGCCGAATTATTCAACTTAAGATTTCAGTTAGCCACAGGTCAATTAGAGAACCCAATGAGAATCAAAGAAGTAAAGAAATCTATAGCCCAAATTAAGACCATCCTTAGAGAAGAAGAGCTAAGGGCGTAG
- the rpsQ gene encoding 30S ribosomal protein S17 has protein sequence MERGNRKTKIGRVVSDKMDKTIVVAIETKVRHPLYGKTVNRTTKFKAHDENNEAKINDRVLIMETRPLSRDKRWRLVEIVEKAK, from the coding sequence GTGGAAAGAGGAAATAGAAAAACAAAAATAGGTAGAGTTGTTTCTGATAAAATGGATAAGACAATAGTAGTTGCAATAGAAACAAAAGTTCGTCATCCCTTATATGGAAAAACAGTTAATAGAACAACTAAATTTAAAGCTCATGATGAAAATAATGAAGCAAAAATTAACGACAGAGTTTTAATAATGGAAACACGACCATTATCAAGAGATAAAAGATGGAGACTTGTAGAAATAGTTGAAAAGGCTAAATAG
- the rplX gene encoding 50S ribosomal protein L24 has product MALNKIHVRKKDTVMVISGKDKGKTGEVLAVMPKTGKVIVKGINEVTKHQKPNKANMQGGIIKKEAPIYSSKVMLYCDKCKSVTRISHKLLEDGTKVRVCKKCGETF; this is encoded by the coding sequence ATGGCATTAAATAAAATACATGTTAGAAAAAAAGACACGGTTATGGTTATATCCGGAAAAGATAAGGGTAAAACTGGAGAAGTTTTGGCTGTAATGCCTAAGACAGGAAAAGTAATTGTTAAAGGTATTAATGAAGTAACAAAACATCAGAAACCAAATAAAGCAAATATGCAGGGCGGAATAATTAAAAAAGAAGCTCCTATATATAGTTCAAAAGTAATGTTATACTGTGACAAATGTAAATCAGTAACAAGAATAAGCCATAAATTATTAGAAGATGGAACTAAAGTTAGAGTTTGCAAAAAGTGCGGAGAAACATTCTAA
- the rplN gene encoding 50S ribosomal protein L14: MIQQQTLLKVADNSGAKEIMCIRVLGGSKRKWGNIGDIIVASVKSATPGGVVKKGEVVKAVVVRSVKGLRRADGSYIRFDENAAVIIKEDKNPKGTRIFGPVARELRDKDFTKILSLAPEVL, encoded by the coding sequence ATGATTCAGCAACAAACATTGTTGAAAGTTGCAGATAATTCCGGTGCTAAGGAAATTATGTGTATAAGAGTATTAGGTGGTTCCAAAAGAAAATGGGGAAACATTGGTGATATAATAGTTGCTAGCGTTAAAAGTGCAACACCAGGCGGTGTTGTTAAAAAAGGTGAAGTTGTAAAGGCAGTTGTAGTAAGATCAGTTAAAGGCTTAAGAAGGGCTGATGGTTCTTACATTAGATTTGATGAAAATGCTGCTGTTATAATAAAAGAAGATAAAAACCCAAAGGGAACTCGTATCTTCGGACCAGTTGCAAGAGAGCTAAGAGATAAAGATTTTACAAAAATATTATCATTAGCACCTGAAGTTCTATAA
- a CDS encoding type Z 30S ribosomal protein S14, which translates to MARKALIEKWNKDPKYSTRAYTRCRICGRPHSVLRKFGICRICFRELAYKGEIPGCRKASW; encoded by the coding sequence GTGGCACGTAAAGCTTTAATAGAGAAATGGAATAAGGACCCAAAATATTCAACTAGAGCTTACACTAGATGCAGAATTTGTGGAAGACCTCATTCTGTATTAAGAAAGTTTGGTATATGCCGTATTTGTTTCAGAGAGCTTGCTTACAAAGGTGAAATACCAGGATGTAGAAAAG
- the rplP gene encoding 50S ribosomal protein L16: MLMPKRVKRRKVQRGRMKGKATRGNFIAYGDFAIQATECGWITSNQIESARIAINRYIKRGGKLWIKIFPDKPVTEKPAETRMGSGKGSPEYWVSVVKPGRVLFELSGVDETTAREAMRLASHKLPLKTKFVTRRDFEEVGGENNEG, encoded by the coding sequence AACGTCGTAAAGTGCAACGTGGTAGAATGAAGGGCAAAGCTACAAGAGGAAACTTTATAGCATATGGAGATTTTGCTATACAGGCTACTGAGTGTGGATGGATTACAAGCAATCAAATAGAATCTGCCAGAATAGCTATTAATAGATACATTAAAAGAGGAGGAAAACTTTGGATAAAGATTTTCCCAGATAAGCCAGTTACAGAAAAACCTGCTGAAACTCGTATGGGTTCTGGTAAAGGATCACCAGAATATTGGGTATCCGTTGTTAAGCCAGGTAGAGTATTATTCGAGTTATCAGGTGTTGACGAAACTACTGCAAGAGAAGCTATGAGACTTGCATCACATAAGTTACCTTTAAAGACTAAATTTGTGACTAGAAGAGATTTTGAAGAAGTGGGTGGTGAAAATAATGAAGGCTAA